In Oncorhynchus keta strain PuntledgeMale-10-30-2019 chromosome 19, Oket_V2, whole genome shotgun sequence, a single genomic region encodes these proteins:
- the crnkl1 gene encoding crooked neck-like protein 1 encodes MASTAAGKQRIPKVAKVKNKAPAEVQITAEQLLREAKERELELLPPPPKQKITDEEELNDYKLKKRKGFEDNIRKNRTVISNWIKYAQWEESLKEVQRARSIYERALDVDHRNIALWLKYAEMEMKNRQVNHARNIWDRAITILPRVNQFWYKYSYMEEMLGNIAGCRQVFERWTEWEPEEQAWHSYINFELRYKEVDKARSIYERFVIVHPDVKNWIKYARFEEKHGYIAHGRKVFERSVEFFGEEHVDENLFVAFARFEEKQKEFERVRVIYKYALDRIPKQQAQELFKFYTVFEKKFGDRRGIEDVIVSKRRFQYEEEVKASPHNYDAWFDYLRLVESDADPDTAREVYERAIANIPPIQEKRHWRRYIYLWINYALYEELEVKDPERTRQVYLACLDLIPHKKFTFAKMWLLYGQFEIRQKNLQAARQGLGTAIGKCPKNKLFKGYIELELQLREFDRCRKLYEKYLEFASENCTTWIKFSELETILGDTERARAIFELAIGQPRLDMPEVLWKSYIDFEIEQEEYDNTRGLYKRLLQRTQHVKVWISYAQYELSIDTSDRLQRCRGIFEEANKGLRSCEEKEERLMLLESWKEFEQEFGSDTTRERVKKLLPEKVKKRRKLTAEDGSDAGWEEYYDYIFPEDAANQPNLKLLAMAKMWKRQQQEEEEEDDEEDDEEDDEEDEEENNGELDRGKVEEVRGKEMEGEENGRGERGIDKEMTEDLASPSSEKPIVSEPVPEKVLKESTYDDRDVSDESSNGSSSSSSSSDNDGGEKQPRKSNKDSVKD; translated from the exons ATGGCATCTACTGCGGCAGGGAAACAGAGGATACCGAAAGTAGCGAAG GTGAAAAACAAAGCTCCTGCAGAGGTACAAATCACAGCTGAGCAGTTGCTCAGGGAGGCAAAGGAGAGGGAGCTCGAGCTTCTGCCACCGCCACCCAAGCAAAAGATCACTGATGAAGAGGAGTTGAACGATTACAAGTTGAAGAAGAGGAAG GGATTTGAAGACAACATCAGAAAGAACCGTACTGTTATCAGCAACTGGATAAAATACGCTCAATGGGAGGAGAGCCTGAAAGAAGTCCAGAG GGCTCGCTCTATTTACGAGCGTGCTCTGGATGTAGACCACCGAAATATAGCTCTGTGGCTGAAGTATGCCGAGATGGAGATGAAGAACCGGCAGGTGAACCACGCCCGCAACATCTGGGACAGAGCCATCACCATCTTGCCCCGTGTCAACCAGTTCTG gtacaaatacagtTACATGGAAGAAATGCTGGGCAACATCGCTGGCTGCAGACAGGTGTTTGAGCGCTGGACAGAGTGGGAACCAGAGGAACAAGCCTGGCACTCTTACATCAACTTTGAGCTGCGCTACAAGGAAGTCGACAAGGCCCGCTCCATCTATGAGAGAT TTGTGATTGTCCACCCTGATGTGAAGAATTGGATTAAGTACGCCCGTTTTGAAGAGAAGCATGGCTACATCGCCCATGGAAGGAAGGTGTTTGAAAGATCAGTGGAGTTCTTTGGCGAGGAGCATGTTGATGAGAACCTCTTTGTGGCCTTCGCCAGATTtgaagagaaacagaaagag TTTGAGAGAGTTCGAGTCATCTACAAATACGCCCTGGACAGAATTCCCAAGCAGCAGGCTCAGGAGCTTTTCAAGTTCTACACTGTGTTTGAGAAGAAGTTTGGAGACCGGAGGGGAATCGAGGACGTCATCGTCAGCAAGAGGAGATTTCAGTATGAAGAGGAGGTCAAG GCAAGCCCACACAATTATGACGCATGGTTTGATTACCTACGCCTGGTGGAGAGTGACGCGGATCCTGACACTGCCAGGGAGGTCTATGAGAGAGCCATCGCCAATATCCCTCCTATACAGGAGAAGAGGCACTGGAGAAGATACATTTACCTGTGGATAAACTACGCTCTATATGAAGAACTGGAGGTCAAG GACCCAGAGAGAACAAGGCAGGTGTACCTGGCATGTCTGGATCTCATCCCTCACAAAAAG TTCACGTTTGCCAAGATGTGGCTACTCTACGGACAGTTTGAAATCCGCCAGAAGAACCTCCAAGCTGCTAGACAAGGCTTG GGCACAGCCATTGGTAAATGTCCAAAGAACAAGCTGTTTAAGGGCTACATTGAACTGGAACTGCAGCTCAGAGAGTTTGACCGATGTAGGAAGCTTTATGAGAAGTACCTGGAGTTTGCCTCCGAGAACTGCACCACCTGGATCAAGTTCTCTGAGCTGGAGACCATcctgggagacacagagagagcccGGGCCATCTTCGAGCTGGCCATCGGACAGCCACGACTGGACATGCCAGAG GTGTTGTGGAAGTCCTACATCGACTTTGAAATCGAGCAGGAAGAGTATGACAACACCAGAGGTCTCTACAAGAGACTGTTGCAGCGCACACAGCACGTCAAG GTCTGGATCAGCTATGCCCAGTATGAGCTGTCCATAGATACCTCTGACCGGCTGCAGAGGTGTAGGGGGATCTTTGAGGAGGCCAACAAGGGCCTGAGGAGCTGTGAGGAGAAGGAGGAGCGTCTGATGCTGCTGGAGTCTTGGAAGGAGTTTGAGCAGGAGTTTGGCTCAGACACAACCAGGGAAAGGGTGAAGAAACTGCTGCCGGAGAAggtgaagaagaggagaaagCTCACGGCAGAGGACGGG TCAGATGCAGGGTGGGAGGAGTACTACGACTACATCTTCCCTGAGGATGCAGCGAACCAGCCCAACCTCAAGCTGCTTGCCATGGCCAAGATGTGGAAGAGGCagcaacaagaagaagaagaagaagatgatgaAGAAGATGATGAAGAAGACGATGAAGAGGATGAGGAAGAAAACAATGGAGAACTGGATAGGGGTAAAGTGGAAGAAGTCAGGGGCAAAGAAATGGAGGGAGAAGAAAacggaagaggggagagaggaatagacaaaGAAATGACAGAAGATTTAGCATCACCATCATCAGAAAAGCCTATAGTCAGTGAGCCTGTGCCTGAAAAAGTCCTCAAGGAGAGCACATACGATGACAGAGATGTTTCTGATGAAAGCAGTAAtggaagcagcagcagcagcagcagcagcgacaATGATGGTGGTGAGAAACAGCCAAGGAAGAGCAATAAGGACTCAGTGAAAGATTAG
- the LOC118398790 gene encoding N-alpha-acetyltransferase 20, translating to MTTLRAFTCDDLFKFNNINLDPLTETYGIPFYLQYLAHWPEYFIVAEAPGGELMGYIMGKAEGSVAREEWHGHVTALSVAPEFRRLGLAAKLMEMLEEISERKGGFFVDLFVRVSNQVAVNMYKQLGYSVYRTVIEYYSASNGEPDEDAYDMRKALSRDTERKSIIPIPHPVRPEDIE from the exons ATGACAACATTACGAGCTTTCACATGCGATGATTTGTTCAAATTCAACAACAT AAACCTGGATCCATTGACAGAGACT TACGGAATCCCATTTTACCTACAGTACCTAGCCCACTGGCCAGAGTACTTCATTGTTGCAGAGGCCCCTGGTGGTGAATTGATGGGTTACA TCATGGGGAAGGCAGAGGGATCAGTGGCGCGAGAAGAGTGGCATGGCCACGTCACAGCTCTCTCTGTGGCCCCAGAGTTCAGAAGACTGGGACTGGCAGCCAAGCTTATGGAGATGCTGGAGGAGATCTCAGAAAG GAAGGGTGGGTTCTTTGTTGATCTGTTTGTGCGAGTCTCCAATCAAGTGGCGGTGAACATGTACAAACAGCTAGGCTACAGCGTTTACAGGACCGTGATAGAGTACTATTCTGCTAGCAATGGAGAACCGGATGAAGACGCCTATG ATATGAGGAAAGCCTTGTCAAGAGACACCGAGAGGAAGTCCATCATTCCTATACCACATCCTGTCAGACCAGAAGATATAGAATAA